In Bremerella alba, one DNA window encodes the following:
- a CDS encoding carboxypeptidase-like regulatory domain-containing protein, with translation MTIQSLLGFAMFNRLFLIICVCLCISGCGYGTGDGLGSVSGTVSLDGEPVPQVVVTFTPSTGGRESYGITDASGNYQLRYTSRELGAKTGEHEVRVSPMEVEPREPVTTATSIIPIHYYGNDFLIYEVSPGSNQIDLELSTTPVPDAG, from the coding sequence ATGACTATTCAATCTCTTCTCGGTTTCGCCATGTTCAATCGTTTGTTTTTGATCATTTGTGTCTGCCTTTGTATATCGGGTTGCGGCTACGGTACTGGAGACGGCTTGGGTAGCGTGTCAGGTACCGTTTCCTTAGACGGGGAACCGGTACCTCAGGTTGTGGTGACGTTCACCCCTAGTACCGGCGGGCGAGAAAGCTACGGAATCACCGATGCTTCGGGCAATTACCAGTTGAGATATACATCCCGGGAACTAGGAGCCAAAACGGGCGAACATGAAGTGCGAGTCTCGCCCATGGAGGTTGAGCCGAGAGAGCCAGTGACTACGGCTACGTCAATCATTCCGATTCATTACTACGGGAATGATTTTCTGATCTATGAGGTGAGTCCCGGCAGTAATCAGATTGATCTGGAATTGTCCACCACTCCTGTGCCTGATGCAGGCTGA
- a CDS encoding DUF1559 domain-containing protein: MSSFAPNRATMPRAAFTLVELLVVIAIIGVLIALLLPAVQQAREAARRMQCNNNLKQIGLALHNYHDVYGSLPSATIRAPYTTSLGWYGKPGWGWGSLILPFIEQDALHEALGVSFNRLENHATIPNFVELSQAKLTAYLCPSSPIDDLNAKFKKNAFDAADVPSSSNYKGVFGSFNEGATSGGPSDCPSGWWRGYCFNAETGLFGAGSKVKFRDITDGTSNTLAIGEVTYGDLGDGVDRMAGAWIGMYDGTGWNGNDQVVRVLSESLANTTARRINGTYRNAFSAHHPGGAQFLFGDGSVHFLPETIDGEVSEDLADRADGNVVGAY, from the coding sequence ATGTCGTCATTTGCTCCAAATCGTGCGACGATGCCGCGTGCGGCGTTTACGCTGGTCGAGTTACTTGTTGTGATTGCCATTATTGGCGTTTTGATTGCTCTTTTGCTGCCTGCCGTGCAGCAAGCACGCGAGGCGGCTCGCCGTATGCAGTGCAACAACAACCTTAAGCAAATAGGGCTGGCACTTCATAACTATCACGATGTGTACGGTTCGCTACCTTCGGCGACCATACGTGCCCCGTACACAACGTCCTTAGGTTGGTACGGCAAACCAGGTTGGGGTTGGGGCTCGCTAATTCTGCCATTTATCGAACAGGATGCGCTACACGAAGCTCTGGGGGTATCTTTCAATCGACTGGAAAACCATGCCACGATTCCTAATTTCGTTGAACTTTCGCAAGCGAAACTAACAGCGTATCTCTGTCCTTCGTCTCCGATCGACGACTTAAATGCCAAGTTCAAGAAGAACGCCTTTGACGCGGCCGACGTCCCATCGAGCTCCAACTACAAGGGAGTCTTCGGATCGTTTAACGAGGGTGCAACTTCAGGTGGACCTTCCGACTGTCCCAGTGGCTGGTGGCGAGGCTATTGCTTCAATGCGGAAACGGGGCTTTTTGGTGCGGGAAGCAAGGTCAAGTTCCGCGACATCACTGATGGAACATCTAACACACTAGCCATCGGTGAGGTTACCTACGGCGACCTGGGCGATGGAGTCGACCGGATGGCAGGCGCATGGATAGGTATGTACGACGGCACCGGCTGGAACGGTAACGATCAAGTGGTCCGCGTGCTTTCCGAATCACTTGCCAATACGACGGCTCGACGGATTAACGGCACCTATCGAAACGCATTTAGTGCTCACCATCCTGGCGGAGCACAGTTTCTCTTCGGAGATGGTTCGGTCCACTTTCTTCCTGAGACAATCGACGGGGAAGTATCGGAAGATCTCGCGGATCGAGCGGATGGAAATGTTGTCGGAGCATACTAG
- a CDS encoding GlxA family transcriptional regulator, which translates to MIDSQNVQRERLGKASRTDETPYTLPNPITFLLLPEFTSIALFSVVEALRVANRYAPRKYEWNLTSLEGGSAKDSNGIEICVSQNFFDLSDPPGTVIVVGGTAPNRFGTSQLFSKLRWFSSQGSMLGALDTAQQVLALGGLLDGYRVTVHWENASAFRERFRKSELTLNLFEFDRNRVTCAGGTAGIDMVLHAVEAEYGRDVAIRAAEHFMHERIRNGSEGQRLRTTDRWDIHHNKLVKSIELMEAEIEEPLSTAELADAVCLSPRQLSRLFKEHLQISPGQFYLELRLDRAHQMVLHSEMSVNAVAFACGFQSQSHFSRVYREKFGVSPRQTRTRNAIRQYPAMKASS; encoded by the coding sequence GTGATCGATTCTCAAAATGTTCAGCGTGAGCGGCTCGGCAAAGCAAGTCGGACGGATGAAACGCCCTATACGCTACCCAATCCCATCACCTTCTTATTGCTTCCCGAATTCACGTCGATCGCTCTGTTTTCAGTTGTTGAAGCGCTCCGTGTCGCCAACCGATACGCTCCTCGCAAGTATGAGTGGAACCTGACGTCGCTCGAGGGCGGTTCAGCGAAAGATTCCAATGGAATCGAAATCTGTGTTTCGCAGAACTTCTTCGATCTAAGCGATCCTCCGGGGACGGTCATCGTGGTCGGAGGGACGGCTCCAAATCGTTTTGGAACGAGTCAACTGTTTTCTAAGCTTCGCTGGTTTTCCAGTCAGGGCAGTATGCTAGGTGCGCTCGACACGGCGCAGCAGGTTTTAGCGTTGGGCGGCCTACTGGATGGCTACCGAGTCACGGTCCACTGGGAAAATGCCTCGGCGTTTCGGGAGCGATTTCGCAAATCGGAATTAACTCTCAATCTATTCGAGTTTGATCGAAATCGTGTGACCTGTGCCGGTGGTACCGCAGGCATCGATATGGTCTTGCACGCAGTCGAGGCTGAGTACGGAAGGGATGTTGCTATCCGTGCCGCCGAACATTTCATGCACGAGAGAATCCGCAATGGCTCGGAAGGCCAACGCCTGAGAACGACCGATCGGTGGGACATTCACCATAACAAGCTAGTGAAGTCGATTGAATTGATGGAGGCCGAAATCGAGGAACCTCTAAGTACTGCAGAGCTTGCAGACGCGGTCTGTCTCTCCCCACGGCAGTTATCGCGTCTTTTCAAGGAGCATTTGCAGATCAGCCCGGGGCAATTCTACCTGGAACTGCGGTTGGATCGTGCTCATCAAATGGTTTTACATAGCGAGATGAGTGTCAACGCAGTGGCATTCGCTTGTGGTTTTCAATCGCAATCGCATTTCTCACGCGTGTATCGAGAGAAGTTCGGAGTCTCTCCTCGGCAAACCCGAACTCGAAATGCCATACGCCAGTACCCTGCCATGAAGGCCTCAAGCTAA